A portion of the Actomonas aquatica genome contains these proteins:
- a CDS encoding immunoglobulin domain-containing protein produces the protein MKSNRYLAFGALAALACIILTVTFFWVDGSSSNPPTTTAASNATPPPTTAERESDVAPLPSSSPSATAPASAPAATATDEEPQPPRALSAPLAAVLAGLPDVPLRTQIKALPVTAQRRALRKLERLTIPAEDFNSLRVTADGSIYYSNDAPPPSPAAIVRLSQSSGTSPEPTRQLTGAAAVPIASPPVYHSRPGSTNVLYLDFSGHTVTGTSWNSGTGAAATYVGVPYDIDDDPTTFSDAEQADIFAIWERVAEDYAPFDIDVTTEEPATFTSTTGRVLITRSTDANDVNMPSSNAGGVAQLDVFGDSDYVTRSSPAFVYYDNFYGSAPNIAEAASHEFGHNLGLTHDGQPGVEYYGGHGSGATSWGPIMGTGYGRNVSQFTKGDYFNANNPQDDFVQITSHIAYATDEAGSTTGTAAAAPVTDSAIALTGVISSASDLDVFAVTTAAGDISFAVDAITAASGTRGANLDLKLELLDSSGQVVASHAPNGALDAALTYSATAGDYFIRISGDGDGSPLSDPPTGYTAYGSAGQYTLTGTIVAAAPGITSETTASVDAGALFAYTIVATNSPSSYNATGLPAGLSINASTGVIGGRPTETGTFSVSLSATNSLGTGTGSLTLTVNDAAPAITTQSTARQLFTPGSDQTLSVTPLSANGTATYQWEHNGFDLTGATSATLDLTSVTGATSGYYRVRVTNTIGTTVSDPIFVHVMPEFTRVVTWGADGQGVTSVPSELDDAVQLSLGYEFAAAVRRDGTLIAWGSDSSGQATAPTSVTTAVAVDTGNFHAVALQADGTVVAWGNDFYDQASPPSGLTDVLAVAAGGDFSLALKADGTVVAWGRNHYGQTDVPAELNDVVAIAAGDFHGLALKSDGSLVGWGRNTDTQITIPTAATSDVVAIDAGYAYSLALKSDGSIVAWGNEDFGQLTLPNELAPFVTFAAGDYHGVALDDQGALAIWGYNGDGQRVEPLDLGPALDVAAGRFNTGVLQDGTVGLAPEITDQSPLRQTFATGDQIDLAVTVTGYGARSYQWYQNSRPIIGATSSSLTLNDAQFSAAGVYWVAVTDDYGTSRSRPMHVLFAPPRSQVVLWGSAVEGSSSLGTPPSDLVDAIDIAAGPTHIVALKADGTVVAWGSNNSGETTVPSSLSDVVSVAAGYHVSYALKSDGTVVAWGANDYGEGSPPTGLTDVIELDIEYLHVVALRADSSVVAWGNTGSGQTDVPVSLSPATAVAASAFASYALHADGSVSAWGNEGNGELNVPTGVTVTAVAGGYYHNIALLADGSATGWGFSALNNLPSGLDNLVEISASVHLSLALRADRTVTAWGFADANAGRTPPTGLNDVFGISAGDRYGAALQQVPLPTVPEITTQPADLTVDTGESATFTVVASGYPEPTYRWYRDGVVLTGETNATLQLEGVTRSDTADYLVEVTNSEGTVISTAATLTVNYAPEITSQPASVSAVVGAGATLSVSADSQPSASFQWRKDGISIVDATGASLAFSSLTLADAGDYDVLVTNALGSVISATATITVSAPPTISAQPISETVNVGEPTTLSVTASGLPSPSYQWRRNGSNIAGATSATLDLGLATLADAGDYDVVISNSLDTIVSATATLTVQQPPQINTQPVSAAVLRNSPVELSVSAFGTPTPTYQWRKDGVDISGATGTTLNLGNVDLDDDGDYDVVITNAAGTTTSTLATVTVQVLPEITAHPVPQTTVLAGADVTLTVAATGTPTPTYQWRKDGIDITGATAAELTLSAVTLADAGTYSVVVTNAAGSVTSDNAVLSVVELSGTQSTDGYAAGETITITNIVTFAGPVDSLTWSVIPPAAIEGSPWSFVSTTGDVGSVVPQAGDEDLFEWTWSTLPVSPFSFSYELNVPAAAIGGYDLSAMVSVVANGTTLQGLVAPEPLTLAEPVTSHSADYNQDGAIDLSELLRVIELYNTRNGTTRTGAYQLDGSTEDGFAPDASRAADAPASLTRYHSADYDQDSYVNLSELLRVIELYNYRSGTTRTGEYHLNASTEDGFAPGPEPTE, from the coding sequence ATGAAGTCGAACCGCTACCTTGCATTTGGTGCCTTGGCCGCTCTCGCCTGCATCATCCTCACCGTCACGTTCTTCTGGGTCGACGGCTCTTCCTCCAACCCTCCCACCACCACCGCTGCCTCCAACGCCACGCCGCCGCCCACCACAGCCGAGCGCGAGTCCGACGTCGCGCCTCTGCCCTCCTCATCGCCATCGGCAACGGCCCCAGCCTCGGCTCCGGCCGCCACTGCCACCGACGAGGAGCCACAGCCCCCGCGTGCTCTTTCCGCTCCACTTGCCGCCGTGCTGGCTGGGCTCCCTGACGTTCCCCTTCGCACGCAAATCAAGGCGCTCCCCGTCACCGCCCAGCGCCGCGCCCTGCGCAAGCTTGAGCGCCTCACCATCCCCGCGGAAGACTTCAACAGCCTGCGGGTCACCGCCGACGGCTCAATCTACTACAGCAACGATGCCCCTCCGCCCAGTCCGGCCGCCATCGTCCGCCTGAGCCAATCGAGCGGCACCTCCCCGGAACCGACCCGCCAACTCACCGGAGCCGCCGCCGTGCCCATCGCCAGCCCGCCCGTCTACCACTCCCGCCCCGGATCGACCAACGTCCTCTACCTGGACTTCAGCGGCCACACCGTCACCGGCACCAGTTGGAACAGCGGCACCGGCGCCGCCGCCACCTACGTCGGTGTGCCCTATGATATCGACGACGATCCCACCACCTTCAGCGACGCCGAGCAGGCCGATATCTTTGCCATCTGGGAACGCGTCGCCGAGGACTACGCGCCCTTCGACATCGATGTCACCACCGAAGAACCCGCGACCTTCACCAGCACCACCGGCCGCGTGCTCATCACCCGCAGCACCGACGCCAACGACGTCAACATGCCCTCCTCCAACGCGGGCGGTGTCGCCCAACTCGACGTCTTCGGCGACTCCGATTACGTGACGCGCAGCTCCCCGGCCTTTGTTTACTACGACAACTTCTACGGTTCGGCCCCCAACATCGCCGAAGCCGCCTCCCATGAATTTGGTCACAACCTCGGCCTCACCCACGACGGCCAACCCGGCGTCGAATACTACGGCGGCCACGGTTCCGGCGCCACCTCTTGGGGGCCCATCATGGGCACCGGCTACGGCCGCAACGTCAGCCAGTTCACCAAGGGCGACTACTTCAACGCCAACAACCCGCAGGACGATTTCGTCCAAATCACCAGCCACATCGCCTACGCCACCGACGAAGCTGGCAGCACCACCGGCACCGCCGCCGCTGCGCCCGTGACGGACAGCGCGATCGCTCTCACCGGCGTCATTTCTTCCGCGTCCGACCTCGACGTCTTTGCCGTGACCACCGCCGCCGGCGACATCAGCTTCGCCGTCGATGCGATCACCGCCGCCAGCGGCACCCGCGGCGCCAACCTCGATCTCAAACTCGAGCTGCTCGACAGCTCCGGCCAGGTTGTTGCCAGCCACGCGCCCAACGGTGCCCTCGACGCTGCCCTCACCTATTCCGCCACCGCGGGCGACTACTTCATTCGCATCAGCGGCGACGGCGACGGCTCCCCTCTCTCCGATCCGCCCACCGGTTACACCGCCTACGGCAGCGCCGGCCAATACACCCTCACCGGCACCATCGTTGCCGCCGCCCCCGGGATCACCAGCGAAACCACCGCCAGCGTCGATGCCGGTGCGCTCTTCGCCTACACCATCGTCGCCACCAATTCCCCCTCCTCCTACAACGCTACCGGCCTGCCCGCCGGCCTCAGCATCAATGCTTCCACCGGCGTGATCGGCGGCCGCCCCACCGAAACCGGCACCTTCAGCGTCTCCCTCTCCGCCACCAACAGCCTCGGCACCGGCACCGGCTCGCTCACCCTCACGGTCAACGACGCCGCCCCCGCCATCACCACCCAATCCACCGCCCGCCAGCTCTTCACGCCCGGCAGTGACCAAACCCTCAGTGTCACCCCCCTCAGCGCCAACGGCACCGCCACTTACCAATGGGAACACAACGGCTTCGACCTCACCGGTGCCACGTCGGCCACCCTCGACCTCACCAGCGTCACCGGTGCGACCAGCGGCTACTACCGCGTCCGTGTGACCAACACCATCGGCACCACGGTCAGTGACCCGATTTTTGTCCACGTGATGCCGGAGTTTACCCGTGTGGTCACGTGGGGCGCTGATGGCCAGGGCGTCACCTCGGTTCCGTCCGAGTTGGACGATGCCGTGCAACTCTCCCTCGGCTATGAATTCGCTGCCGCTGTCCGCCGCGATGGCACCCTGATCGCCTGGGGCTCCGACTCGTCGGGCCAGGCCACCGCCCCCACCTCGGTCACCACCGCCGTCGCGGTCGATACCGGCAACTTCCATGCCGTCGCGCTGCAGGCCGATGGCACGGTTGTCGCGTGGGGCAACGACTTCTATGATCAAGCCTCTCCTCCCTCCGGTCTCACCGATGTGCTGGCGGTCGCCGCCGGCGGAGACTTCTCCCTTGCCCTCAAAGCCGACGGGACCGTCGTTGCATGGGGTCGCAACCACTATGGCCAAACCGATGTGCCGGCGGAGCTGAATGACGTCGTGGCCATCGCCGCCGGTGACTTTCATGGGCTTGCGCTCAAGTCCGACGGATCGCTGGTGGGCTGGGGACGAAATACCGACACCCAAATCACGATCCCGACCGCCGCCACCAGTGACGTCGTCGCCATCGATGCCGGCTACGCCTACTCCTTGGCGCTGAAATCGGACGGATCGATCGTCGCGTGGGGCAACGAAGACTTCGGACAGCTCACCCTGCCCAACGAACTCGCCCCGTTCGTAACGTTTGCCGCCGGCGATTACCACGGGGTGGCCTTGGATGACCAAGGAGCACTCGCCATTTGGGGCTACAACGGCGACGGCCAGAGGGTCGAACCGCTCGACCTAGGCCCCGCTCTCGACGTCGCAGCCGGTCGTTTCAACACCGGTGTGCTGCAAGACGGGACCGTGGGCTTGGCTCCCGAAATCACTGACCAAAGCCCGCTGCGCCAAACCTTCGCGACGGGTGACCAGATCGACCTCGCCGTCACTGTCACCGGCTACGGTGCACGCTCCTACCAGTGGTATCAGAACAGCCGACCCATAATCGGAGCGACCTCCTCCTCCCTCACGCTCAATGACGCCCAGTTTTCCGCCGCCGGCGTGTATTGGGTCGCGGTCACCGACGACTACGGCACCTCTCGCAGCCGCCCGATGCACGTGCTTTTCGCTCCGCCCCGCTCTCAAGTGGTCCTGTGGGGAAGCGCGGTGGAAGGATCCAGTAGCCTCGGCACGCCTCCCTCCGACTTGGTGGATGCGATCGATATCGCCGCCGGCCCCACCCACATCGTCGCACTCAAAGCCGATGGCACGGTCGTCGCCTGGGGCTCCAACAACTCGGGCGAAACCACGGTTCCCTCCTCCCTTTCCGATGTCGTCAGCGTTGCCGCCGGCTATCACGTCTCTTACGCACTCAAAAGCGATGGCACCGTGGTCGCCTGGGGAGCCAACGACTACGGCGAAGGTTCGCCCCCGACCGGCCTCACCGACGTCATCGAACTCGACATCGAATATCTCCACGTCGTCGCCCTGCGCGCCGACAGCTCGGTCGTAGCCTGGGGTAATACCGGCAGCGGCCAGACCGATGTCCCGGTATCCCTCTCCCCCGCCACGGCAGTCGCCGCCAGCGCGTTCGCGTCCTACGCGCTCCACGCCGACGGCTCCGTCTCCGCCTGGGGCAACGAAGGCAATGGCGAACTTAATGTCCCCACTGGCGTCACCGTCACCGCCGTCGCCGGCGGTTATTACCACAATATCGCCCTTCTGGCCGATGGCTCGGCTACCGGATGGGGATTCAGCGCACTCAACAACCTGCCAAGCGGACTCGACAACCTCGTGGAGATCTCGGCCAGCGTGCATCTGAGCCTTGCCCTCCGCGCCGACCGCACTGTCACCGCATGGGGCTTCGCCGACGCCAATGCCGGCCGCACTCCCCCCACCGGCCTCAATGACGTCTTCGGCATCAGCGCCGGCGACAGATATGGCGCGGCCTTGCAACAAGTCCCTCTGCCCACCGTTCCGGAAATCACAACTCAGCCTGCGGACCTCACCGTCGACACGGGCGAATCCGCCACCTTCACCGTCGTCGCCTCCGGTTATCCCGAGCCGACCTACCGCTGGTATCGCGACGGCGTTGTCCTCACCGGCGAAACCAACGCCACCCTCCAGTTGGAAGGCGTCACCCGCAGCGACACCGCCGACTACCTCGTCGAGGTCACCAACAGCGAAGGCACGGTGATTTCCACGGCCGCAACGCTCACGGTAAACTACGCTCCCGAGATTACGTCCCAACCCGCCTCCGTTTCCGCCGTGGTCGGTGCAGGCGCCACGCTTTCCGTCAGTGCCGACAGTCAGCCCTCCGCTTCGTTTCAATGGCGCAAGGACGGCATCAGCATTGTCGACGCCACCGGAGCTTCACTGGCCTTCTCCTCGCTGACCCTCGCCGACGCCGGCGACTACGACGTGCTGGTGACCAACGCGCTCGGCAGCGTCATCTCCGCGACTGCGACGATCACCGTGAGCGCTCCGCCCACCATCTCCGCCCAACCGATCAGCGAAACCGTAAATGTCGGCGAACCCACGACACTCAGCGTGACCGCCTCCGGCCTGCCTTCCCCAAGCTACCAGTGGCGCCGGAACGGATCGAATATCGCCGGCGCCACCAGCGCGACGCTCGACCTCGGCTTGGCGACCTTGGCCGACGCCGGAGACTACGACGTCGTTATCAGCAACAGCTTGGACACCATCGTATCCGCCACCGCGACCCTCACCGTCCAACAGCCGCCGCAAATCAACACCCAGCCGGTATCAGCCGCGGTTCTCCGCAACAGCCCCGTGGAACTTTCCGTCTCCGCCTTCGGCACCCCGACGCCCACGTATCAGTGGCGCAAGGACGGCGTCGATATCTCCGGCGCCACCGGCACGACCCTCAACCTCGGCAACGTGGACCTCGATGACGACGGAGACTACGACGTCGTCATCACCAACGCGGCCGGCACGACGACCTCAACCTTGGCAACCGTGACGGTCCAAGTCCTGCCGGAGATCACCGCCCACCCCGTCCCCCAAACCACCGTGCTCGCAGGCGCCGATGTCACGCTCACCGTCGCCGCCACCGGCACGCCCACGCCGACGTATCAGTGGCGCAAGGACGGCATCGACATCACCGGAGCCACCGCCGCCGAACTCACGCTGAGCGCGGTCACCCTTGCCGACGCCGGCACCTACTCCGTCGTCGTCACCAACGCCGCCGGTTCCGTGACCTCCGACAACGCCGTGCTCAGCGTCGTTGAACTCAGCGGAACCCAAAGCACCGATGGCTACGCCGCCGGCGAAACCATCACCATCACCAACATCGTCACTTTCGCCGGCCCGGTCGACTCGCTCACGTGGTCCGTCATCCCACCGGCCGCGATCGAGGGTTCTCCTTGGAGCTTCGTCAGCACCACCGGCGACGTCGGCAGCGTTGTGCCACAGGCCGGCGACGAAGACCTCTTCGAATGGACTTGGAGCACGCTCCCCGTGAGTCCCTTCAGTTTTTCCTACGAGCTTAACGTGCCGGCCGCCGCCATTGGAGGCTACGATCTCAGCGCCATGGTCAGCGTCGTCGCCAACGGCACCACCCTGCAGGGTCTGGTCGCGCCCGAGCCGCTCACCCTCGCCGAGCCGGTGACCAGTCACAGCGCCGACTACAACCAGGATGGAGCCATCGACCTCAGTGAACTGCTGCGGGTGATCGAACTCTACAACACCCGCAACGGCACCACCCGCACCGGCGCCTACCAACTCGATGGCTCCACCGAAGATGGCTTCGCCCCCGACGCCAGCCGCGCCGCCGACGCTCCGGCCTCCCTCACGAGGTATCACAGCGCGGACTACGACCAAGACAGCTACGTGAACCTCAGCGAACTCCTCCGTGTGATCGAACTCTATAACTACCGCAGCGGCACCACCCGCACCGGCGAATACCACCTCAATGCTTCCACTGAGGACGGCTTCGCCCCCGGCCCCGAACCGACGGAGTAA
- a CDS encoding immunoglobulin domain-containing protein produces MLSMKYPRWLTGLFFLLAPLTAVHAQSLTASLAPGYYLYDPAGNTQSLYWDLDYAGLTLDELMLEVQLPTSFTYVSSTAYTAAESIPEQEPAVGAGGTISFAYTSIPANSAEFRMWMNYPAALSGPQNFVGTVHYKVAGDPTPRSVAIAPFALTNEDEVSLIVTQPQDVFVRRGEAATFSVEVDSPYWVSYQWYFNGRLLTGETAATFNVEPAYPWDSGQYWVEVDGPGGRELSERAWLTVVIPPEISGGGETVVGELGRSVRLNYLVTTSAFSEFTWYKDGEVLETPDNITSQLELTGVTYADAGVYHLVVSNSEGTAVGDPITVEVTGPPEVLALPESTTVATGETATFAIDVIVGGEVSYVWRRNGMAIPGAESATLEIAGASQAHAGSYTVEVFNNGELALVTDPVQLKVEAPLVQGRWRAPQGEEEVLLERGTGFIPHFTPGPNNSVYASGPFDSVDGQRSPNLIRLLSDGKLDTNFQPDISPSGIVNDYAVTGEGQIVVLVQDFGYHQLLRLDADGRRDAAFEAPKLGGSPRCLDLLSNGRIVVGGELELDPESGTSRAAVAFHADGSIDETFEAPFVDMPTRDVVGLRDGGLLVWGDFGSADGQPVQGFMRLAADGTRDATFAADGAFERPPYLPVILQASGGDIILGGPFSTFAGVAVSPLIRLDENGILDEDFAVEFADPGYFGRYASFAPDGSLWVSVDQNSGYPSVVKIESTGAIVHSLSVTADDVGPAVTGLFEIGGGRLWMAPNSPEPSLVLYDLESDALVDLPTPALRTKQVVHTAVPAPDNALLVGGDFDYTSGVFTGPAAKLTDTVVPLGTHQRGRVSALVVQADGSTVVGGAIFPTSDEPGVGGGLVRRLADGRPDPSFANATINTGTSTNPFVYYIFKDWVEYPDGKLTISGGFTHDEGQLRYRSIARYTAEGALDTGFQAGLESGTPYNASLALDEQQRLYFAAQSTTETTPREVVLQRLDDSGNPDTSFPDLGLTGYVNDLTLDNNGRLLLAGDFAIEGEESRRALARYRSIGTLDDVFVLDPRVAGTVTGIEIRHDGYIYAWSTSESLRTDRDDAYLIRLMPDGALDESFVVLGLTSGMTTFGMRDDGRIFVGGWRPFPTGFLQPLEYGLPSIATMPESVQAEAGGSIVLSVEASGGELSYQWRRNGVEIDGATASSYEIAAATTADAGFYDVVITNALGSTISGTAVVAVAAAGADFAVGEQAQVGRGFKQGGQVLVRNVVTYSDTLTSVTWSTLLPEGWSFAPAAVVGAEATATVAPSEGQTDLLEWSWSSVPASPFVLTYGLVPPATAENRLELASLLEVDRGAGSIQSLVTPDPLRVRNRSRLHDADVDGDQALSLSELLRVIELYNTRSGTTRTGRYQIDDETDDGYASDPVGSDPVALARHHSADADADGTVSLSELLRVIELYNTRSGTERTGAYRPTESTDDGFEPGAG; encoded by the coding sequence ATGCTTTCCATGAAATACCCCCGTTGGCTTACCGGCCTCTTTTTCCTGCTGGCACCGTTGACCGCGGTCCATGCGCAGTCGCTTACCGCCTCGCTGGCGCCGGGCTATTACCTGTATGATCCGGCTGGGAACACGCAGTCGTTGTATTGGGATTTGGACTACGCGGGGCTGACGTTGGACGAGCTGATGCTGGAGGTGCAACTGCCGACCAGCTTCACTTATGTTTCCAGCACGGCTTACACCGCGGCGGAGTCGATCCCGGAACAGGAACCGGCGGTGGGAGCCGGCGGCACGATCTCGTTTGCCTACACCTCCATTCCGGCAAACTCGGCTGAGTTTCGCATGTGGATGAATTACCCGGCGGCGCTGAGTGGGCCGCAGAACTTCGTGGGCACGGTCCACTATAAGGTGGCGGGAGATCCGACGCCGCGCTCAGTCGCGATCGCGCCGTTCGCACTGACGAATGAAGATGAAGTCTCCTTGATCGTCACTCAGCCGCAGGACGTGTTCGTGCGTCGCGGGGAGGCGGCTACGTTCTCGGTGGAGGTCGATAGTCCCTACTGGGTGTCTTACCAGTGGTATTTTAACGGCAGACTGCTCACGGGGGAGACAGCGGCGACATTCAATGTGGAACCAGCTTACCCCTGGGATAGTGGGCAATATTGGGTCGAGGTGGATGGCCCTGGTGGCCGGGAGTTGAGCGAACGGGCATGGTTGACGGTGGTGATTCCGCCGGAAATCAGCGGGGGCGGCGAAACGGTCGTGGGAGAACTGGGGCGCTCGGTGAGGCTGAATTATCTGGTGACGACATCCGCGTTCAGTGAGTTCACATGGTATAAGGACGGGGAGGTTTTAGAGACTCCCGACAATATCACCAGTCAGTTGGAGCTCACGGGCGTGACGTATGCGGACGCCGGGGTTTACCATCTGGTCGTCAGCAATAGCGAAGGCACGGCGGTGGGCGATCCCATCACCGTGGAGGTGACGGGGCCACCGGAGGTGTTGGCGCTGCCGGAGTCGACCACTGTCGCGACCGGAGAAACGGCGACGTTTGCAATCGACGTGATCGTGGGCGGCGAAGTGAGTTACGTATGGCGACGCAACGGGATGGCGATCCCCGGGGCGGAGTCGGCGACGCTCGAGATTGCGGGGGCCTCCCAAGCCCACGCCGGCAGTTACACGGTCGAAGTGTTCAACAACGGTGAATTGGCGTTGGTGACGGACCCTGTGCAGCTCAAGGTCGAGGCGCCGCTGGTGCAAGGACGGTGGCGAGCCCCTCAGGGCGAGGAAGAGGTGTTGTTGGAGCGAGGAACGGGATTCATTCCCCACTTCACGCCTGGGCCCAACAACTCCGTCTATGCCAGCGGGCCCTTCGATTCGGTCGATGGTCAACGCAGTCCCAACCTCATCCGTCTATTGAGTGATGGAAAATTGGATACGAATTTTCAGCCAGACATTTCACCGTCGGGAATCGTCAACGATTACGCCGTGACGGGGGAGGGGCAGATCGTGGTGTTGGTGCAGGACTTTGGCTATCATCAGCTTCTCCGGCTCGATGCTGACGGCAGGAGGGACGCAGCTTTCGAAGCTCCAAAATTAGGCGGAAGCCCTCGGTGCCTGGACCTGCTTTCGAACGGCCGCATTGTAGTGGGTGGCGAACTCGAATTGGACCCGGAATCGGGCACGAGCCGAGCCGCCGTCGCGTTTCATGCGGATGGTTCGATCGATGAGACGTTCGAGGCTCCATTCGTCGATATGCCGACACGCGATGTCGTTGGACTCCGGGACGGCGGGTTATTGGTTTGGGGAGACTTTGGCTCGGCTGATGGTCAGCCGGTGCAGGGGTTCATGCGACTCGCTGCGGATGGCACTCGCGATGCGACCTTTGCGGCCGACGGGGCCTTTGAGAGACCGCCTTACTTGCCGGTGATTCTGCAGGCCTCTGGTGGCGATATTATCCTCGGAGGCCCCTTCTCGACGTTTGCAGGAGTGGCGGTGAGTCCGTTGATCCGGCTCGATGAGAACGGTATTCTGGACGAGGATTTTGCAGTCGAATTTGCCGATCCGGGGTATTTTGGCCGGTATGCATCCTTCGCACCCGACGGCTCTTTGTGGGTGAGCGTCGACCAGAATAGCGGTTACCCATCAGTGGTGAAGATCGAATCTACGGGTGCGATCGTGCATTCGCTGAGCGTGACGGCAGATGATGTCGGGCCTGCGGTGACCGGGCTGTTCGAGATTGGAGGCGGTCGTTTGTGGATGGCTCCCAATAGCCCGGAACCTTCATTGGTTTTGTATGACTTGGAGTCCGATGCATTGGTCGATCTGCCGACCCCGGCTTTACGCACCAAACAGGTTGTGCACACGGCCGTGCCGGCACCAGACAACGCGTTGTTGGTGGGAGGCGATTTTGACTACACATCGGGAGTCTTTACCGGACCAGCAGCGAAGCTGACTGACACGGTCGTGCCGCTTGGAACACATCAGCGCGGTCGGGTGAGTGCGCTGGTGGTGCAGGCCGACGGCAGCACGGTGGTGGGTGGCGCGATATTCCCGACCTCCGACGAACCCGGGGTGGGCGGCGGTTTGGTGCGACGGTTGGCTGACGGGCGGCCCGATCCAAGTTTTGCCAACGCGACGATCAATACGGGGACATCCACAAATCCCTTCGTTTATTATATCTTCAAAGACTGGGTGGAGTATCCCGATGGGAAGCTGACGATATCCGGCGGGTTCACGCACGATGAAGGTCAGCTACGCTACCGGAGTATAGCGCGCTACACGGCAGAGGGGGCATTGGACACGGGATTCCAGGCGGGCCTCGAGTCGGGCACTCCGTATAATGCGTCGTTGGCCCTCGACGAGCAACAACGCCTCTATTTTGCCGCGCAAAGCACCACCGAAACCACTCCGCGCGAAGTGGTCTTACAGCGTTTGGATGACTCTGGAAATCCAGATACCAGTTTCCCGGACTTAGGGCTCACGGGTTACGTGAATGATCTGACCCTCGATAATAACGGTCGTCTGCTCCTTGCCGGAGATTTTGCAATCGAGGGCGAAGAATCGCGGCGGGCGCTTGCAAGGTATCGTTCCATTGGAACTCTCGATGATGTCTTTGTTCTCGACCCGCGAGTCGCAGGAACGGTCACCGGGATTGAGATCCGCCACGATGGCTACATTTACGCGTGGTCCACCTCGGAGAGTCTACGGACAGATCGGGACGATGCTTATCTTATCCGACTGATGCCGGATGGCGCCCTCGACGAATCCTTCGTAGTCCTCGGGCTCACCAGTGGGATGACCACGTTTGGCATGCGCGACGACGGTCGTATCTTCGTGGGAGGGTGGCGGCCGTTTCCGACCGGGTTTCTGCAGCCGCTGGAGTATGGCTTGCCGTCGATCGCGACCATGCCCGAATCGGTTCAGGCCGAAGCCGGTGGAAGCATTGTGCTTTCCGTGGAAGCAAGTGGCGGCGAGCTGAGTTACCAGTGGCGGCGCAATGGGGTGGAGATTGATGGGGCCACCGCGAGCAGCTATGAGATCGCGGCGGCGACGACCGCCGACGCTGGGTTTTATGATGTCGTTATCACCAACGCCTTGGGGTCCACGATCAGCGGGACGGCGGTGGTGGCGGTTGCGGCAGCCGGGGCGGATTTTGCCGTTGGCGAGCAGGCGCAGGTCGGTCGTGGTTTTAAGCAGGGGGGGCAAGTGCTTGTCCGCAACGTGGTGACTTACTCGGATACGCTTACGTCCGTCACGTGGTCGACGCTCCTGCCGGAAGGGTGGTCCTTCGCGCCCGCCGCGGTGGTGGGGGCCGAAGCGACGGCGACAGTGGCTCCGAGTGAAGGCCAGACCGATTTGCTGGAGTGGTCGTGGTCGAGCGTGCCCGCCAGTCCCTTCGTGCTGACCTACGGCTTGGTCCCGCCAGCTACGGCGGAAAATCGACTGGAGCTCGCTTCGTTGCTGGAAGTGGATCGCGGGGCTGGAAGTATCCAGAGTTTGGTGACGCCGGATCCGCTGCGGGTGCGCAATCGCTCGCGGTTGCATGATGCGGATGTGGATGGCGATCAGGCGCTGAGTCTCAGCGAGCTTCTGCGGGTGATTGAACTCTACAACACGCGGTCGGGCACAACGCGCACGGGCCGGTATCAGATCGATGATGAAACCGATGATGGCTACGCTTCGGATCCGGTCGGGAGCGATCCGGTTGCGCTCGCGCGGCATCACTCCGCGGACGCGGACGCCGACGGCACGGTTTCGCTGAGCGAGCTGCTGCGGGTGATCGAGCTCTACAATACCCGCAGTGGCACGGAACGCACGGGAGCGTATCGACCGACGGAGTCGACGGACGATGGGTTTGAGCCGGGGGCGGGTTGA